The following proteins are co-located in the Bacteroidales bacterium genome:
- a CDS encoding two-component regulator propeller domain-containing protein, with protein MRNTPYYIVLSIVVILHVAGYAQKSPAYVFDVITSENTFQQKGLSANSVNSIIQDSYGYFWFGTWDGLNKFDGYNFTIYTRAEGLSNETVHAVIEADDGNIWVGTDDGLNCLERATGKIITYLCCDEDSTTLSDNKVNHLFQDIPGRILICTDRGLCSIDLQTHAIQRYKTGRRSRYNSVNCIMRSTDSTYWLGTNFGLVEYDLEKNQSMRHLHRPEDPHSLSDNNVRDILEDSQSRLWIATENGLSLMNRTDNTFRIIRNNPIDETTLSHNFIETLFEDTEGQLWIGTDGGGLNVMDLQDYSISRLKVDNHRAGSLSNNRIYCITSDRIGNIWIGTFKGVNGIDRYRPKFNLYPAQPNGPGALDDNFVWCFLEYAPGIIWIGTDRGISVFNAGSKELSRLSGYFAGDNQLSSLRVRSLFKDSFGNVWIGTRDAGLNKLETKTGRIHHFSPSMQYYNNISDGYVLDMLQDSDGMIWVGTNNGLNIIDPVTHSIKIYRHDPQKSGSISNNTIYKIHKDRQGIIWLATLDGLNRYYPQGDTFSVFRNNMPRKELATDRLFSIHEDSLGNFWLGTRGGGLEYFDRSNNSFSSYTRDDGLPNNMVYGVLQDGENNLWMSTNWGISKFDISSQTFINFDVTDGLQSNEFNAEAYLKSSSGEMYFGGMKGFNVFDPAAIQLNPLMSNLMITSFKIFNQPQAGQLLDGDTIVLTHQQNFLSFEFSTFDYFNPHKSKYAYRLDDYNNDWVYVDGGRHYADYANVMPGTYNFRVTGAGSNGRWNSHGINLTIIIRPPWFATWWFRTAAVLLFLFIIWVVIFSSVRHIRKKHLLETRMLIVEKQLLEIQQKALRLQMNPHFIFNSLNSIQSFILTRDVDMAINYLSRFSQLMRLILANSRQSMIALADEIKAITLYLEIEKLRFDNRFDYDIRLDPEIDEEFTGIPPMILQPFVENAIIHGLMHKTTMGSISIVFIKKGNNLFCTITDNGVGRERAMEIKNESGLGTKSRGMIITNERLELLSQNVDEKFSVQIVDLKDAEGQAAGTRVELTIPIQEV; from the coding sequence GTGAGAAACACACCTTATTATATAGTGCTGTCGATTGTGGTGATACTGCATGTGGCTGGCTACGCTCAAAAGTCGCCGGCGTACGTTTTTGATGTAATCACCAGCGAAAACACTTTTCAACAAAAAGGCTTGTCAGCCAACAGCGTCAATAGCATTATCCAGGACAGTTACGGCTATTTTTGGTTTGGCACCTGGGACGGGCTCAACAAATTCGACGGGTACAATTTCACCATTTACACCCGCGCCGAAGGATTGAGCAACGAAACTGTTCACGCGGTGATCGAAGCCGATGATGGCAACATCTGGGTGGGAACCGATGACGGCCTGAATTGTCTGGAGCGGGCTACCGGAAAGATCATCACCTATCTTTGTTGTGATGAGGACAGCACCACACTTTCTGATAATAAAGTAAATCATCTTTTCCAGGACATCCCCGGGCGCATACTCATTTGCACCGACCGCGGATTGTGCAGCATCGATCTGCAAACTCATGCCATACAGCGTTACAAAACCGGAAGGCGCAGTCGTTACAACAGTGTCAACTGTATTATGCGCAGCACCGACAGCACCTATTGGCTCGGTACCAACTTTGGGTTGGTAGAATATGATTTGGAGAAAAATCAGAGCATGCGCCATCTCCACCGACCCGAAGATCCCCATAGTTTGAGCGATAACAATGTTCGCGACATCCTTGAAGACAGTCAGAGTCGTCTTTGGATTGCTACCGAAAACGGCCTCAGCCTGATGAATCGCACCGACAATACTTTTAGGATTATTCGTAATAATCCCATCGACGAAACAACTTTGAGTCATAATTTTATCGAAACTCTTTTCGAGGATACCGAAGGGCAGTTGTGGATAGGAACCGATGGTGGCGGGCTGAATGTTATGGATCTGCAGGATTATTCCATCAGCCGCCTAAAGGTCGACAACCACAGGGCCGGCAGCCTTAGCAACAACCGTATTTACTGTATCACCAGCGACCGCATTGGCAACATCTGGATTGGAACTTTTAAAGGTGTGAATGGCATCGACCGCTACAGACCCAAATTTAATCTTTATCCGGCACAGCCCAACGGCCCGGGGGCTTTGGATGACAATTTTGTGTGGTGTTTTCTCGAATATGCTCCTGGCATCATCTGGATTGGTACCGACCGCGGTATCAGCGTTTTTAATGCCGGGAGTAAGGAGTTGAGCAGACTTTCCGGATATTTTGCCGGCGACAATCAGCTTTCGAGCCTGCGTGTGCGCTCACTGTTCAAGGATAGCTTTGGCAACGTTTGGATTGGCACACGCGATGCCGGGCTTAACAAGCTCGAAACAAAAACCGGCCGCATCCACCACTTCAGTCCGTCGATGCAATACTACAACAACATAAGCGATGGATATGTGCTCGACATGCTGCAGGACAGCGACGGCATGATTTGGGTAGGAACCAACAATGGCTTGAACATCATTGATCCGGTAACCCATTCAATAAAAATTTACCGGCACGATCCCCAAAAGTCAGGATCGATATCCAATAATACCATCTATAAAATTCATAAGGATCGACAGGGGATTATCTGGCTGGCGACTCTCGACGGCTTGAATCGGTACTATCCGCAAGGTGATACTTTCTCTGTATTCCGGAACAATATGCCCCGTAAAGAGCTGGCTACCGACCGGCTTTTTAGCATTCACGAAGACAGCCTGGGAAATTTCTGGCTGGGAACGCGTGGGGGTGGTTTAGAATATTTCGATAGAAGCAACAATAGTTTTTCCAGCTACACCCGCGACGATGGCTTGCCAAATAACATGGTGTATGGGGTGCTGCAGGATGGCGAAAATAACTTGTGGATGAGCACCAACTGGGGCATCTCTAAATTTGATATCAGCTCGCAGACGTTCATCAATTTTGATGTTACTGACGGCCTGCAAAGCAACGAGTTTAATGCCGAGGCCTATCTGAAATCCTCTTCCGGAGAGATGTACTTTGGAGGTATGAAAGGATTTAACGTTTTTGATCCTGCCGCCATTCAGCTCAACCCATTGATGAGCAACCTGATGATCACTTCTTTTAAGATTTTTAACCAGCCGCAGGCAGGGCAGCTACTCGATGGCGATACCATTGTACTCACCCATCAGCAAAACTTTTTATCTTTTGAGTTTTCTACTTTTGATTATTTCAATCCGCACAAGAGCAAATATGCCTACCGGCTCGACGATTACAACAACGACTGGGTGTATGTGGATGGTGGTCGCCACTATGCCGACTATGCCAACGTGATGCCGGGCACCTACAACTTCAGAGTGACGGGGGCGGGAAGCAACGGCAGGTGGAACAGCCACGGCATAAATCTTACCATCATCATCAGGCCACCATGGTTTGCTACCTGGTGGTTCCGCACCGCTGCAGTGCTGCTGTTTCTTTTTATTATCTGGGTGGTCATTTTTTCCAGTGTGCGACATATCCGCAAAAAGCATTTGCTCGAAACGCGGATGCTTATTGTAGAGAAACAATTGTTGGAGATACAGCAGAAAGCCCTGCGCTTGCAGATGAATCCACATTTTATTTTCAATTCGCTGAACAGCATCCAGAGTTTTATTTTGACCCGCGACGTGGATATGGCTATCAATTATCTAAGCCGGTTTTCGCAACTCATGCGGCTCATCCTGGCCAACTCCCGCCAATCGATGATAGCTTTGGCCGACGAAATAAAAGCCATTACACTCTATCTCGAAATCGAGAAACTCCGTTTCGACAATCGTTTTGATTATGATATCCGGCTTGATCCCGAGATCGACGAAGAGTTTACAGGCATTCCGCCTATGATTCTGCAACCTTTTGTCGAAAATGCTATAATCCACGGGCTGATGCACAAAACAACGATGGGAAGCATCAGCATTGTTTTTATTAAAAAAGGAAATAATTTATTTTGCACCATCACCGACAATGGCGTGGGGCGCGAGCGAGCCATGGAAATTAAAAATGAGTCCGGACTTGGAACCAAATCCCGCGGAATGATCATCACCAACGAAAGGCTCGAATTGTTGAGCCAGAATGTGGATGAAAAATTCAGCGTGCAGATTGTCGATCTAAAAGATGCAGAAGGGCAGGCTGCCGGCACGCGTGTGGAGCTTACAATTCCCATTCAGGAAGTTTAG
- a CDS encoding LytTR family DNA-binding domain-containing protein: MVKAVIIDDEKKSRQALISLLERYCHSVIILGEAEGVRSGVDLIKSTEPDVIFLDIQMQDGSGFRLLQYFDEINFEIVFTTAFDQYAIKAIKFSALDYLLKPIVPQELMDAVRKVEDIKIARQQNISKNIDVLLENIQNPAESRKIILSTAEKIHVVDVDDIIRCESDNYYTNFFFKDGTKLLISKTLKENEYLLRGHQFIRSHKSHLINTKYIKGFLKGDGGFILMSDKSKVPVSRRRKELIMETLNNL; encoded by the coding sequence GTGGTAAAAGCAGTAATCATCGATGACGAGAAGAAGTCGCGTCAGGCGCTCATCAGCCTGCTGGAACGCTATTGCCACAGTGTGATCATTCTGGGCGAAGCCGAAGGAGTGCGTTCCGGCGTCGATCTGATAAAAAGCACCGAGCCCGATGTAATCTTTCTCGACATACAGATGCAGGACGGCAGTGGCTTCAGATTACTACAATATTTTGATGAAATAAACTTTGAGATTGTGTTTACCACAGCCTTCGATCAATACGCTATCAAGGCGATCAAGTTCAGTGCACTCGACTACCTGCTTAAGCCCATTGTGCCGCAGGAGCTGATGGATGCTGTGCGCAAGGTGGAAGATATCAAGATAGCCCGGCAACAGAACATCAGTAAAAACATTGACGTTCTGCTCGAAAACATTCAAAATCCGGCAGAGTCGCGTAAGATTATTCTCAGCACCGCCGAAAAAATCCATGTGGTGGATGTAGATGATATAATAAGGTGTGAATCGGATAATTACTACACCAATTTTTTCTTTAAGGATGGTACCAAGCTTTTGATCAGTAAGACATTGAAAGAAAATGAATATCTCTTGCGCGGTCATCAGTTTATCCGCTCGCACAAGTCGCATCTTATCAATACAAAATACATCAAAGGCTTTTTGAAAGGCGATGGTGGTTTCATTCTGATGAGCGACAAGAGCAAAGTGCCGGTATCGCGCCGCCGCAAGGAGTTGATTATGGAAACTTTAAATAATTTGTAA
- a CDS encoding carboxypeptidase regulatory-like domain-containing protein, with the protein MLKNLLLTIGILLTSSLYLFSQSGALQGKILDADTKDPIPFANVALFSGGDLITGATSDFDGKYVIKPLAPGNYNVRASFIGYQTKEIANVIVKGDQIVFENISLSSTTEMLQTVEVVEYKVPLISKDQTTSGATVTSEEIQKMPNRSTTSIATTVGGVYSDADGGNISIRGQRSSGTVYYIDGMRVLGSLAIPESAIEQVSVILGGVPAKFGDATGGIISATTKGPSRQFGAGVELQTSEFLDAFGYNRVGLNIQGPLISRTEESGSKTSLVGYFLAGEFIHRADGRPSAKGTLDRATGEYLNSLKENPQRVTGTGYGLFNNTLFMRKSDTETVKQSQNTARTEINLSGKIDLRTSPTINLTIGGSFNLQDYRAFSYTNSLLNYENNAHVKNNTWRVFGRFTQRFPVDKESSSLIKNVYYSIQADYSRFHQVVEDETHGDNLFNYGYLGKFDTYKRRSYERGNDTINGNIYHNVLVQNSWQDTAFTFQPYDINPVSARYTELYYERYPEAGDWRNNPQGGYWLNYNQVQLYGGLLNGQSPGSVYTTWSNLGSRYNGYQVDDDSQIGISANASADIGNHAIEFGLQYEQRKESAYGYGPVGLWSLMRLITNAHINELDKSNPQLVTIDGVFQDTINYNRLYSFTDQRVFDANLRKKLGIDIQGIDWIDIDSYDPRTQTISYIDENGVIHKNTPVNGGLSIDMFSPDELLNDGVNYVYYHGYDPYGNKHSNRPAFDDFFNAQDEIMMPNNQVKKFNTRDIGAFEPIYMAGYIQDKFAFDDLIFNIGLRVDRFDANQHVLKDPYLFYSAYTVDEKNRTFDNRQHPSNIPGEAVIYVDNKDNPAGVTGYRVDDVWYNSSGAIIQNPDILDVGNGITPYVKNPNQKTMTSDVFEDYTPQVSVMPRISFSFPISDEALFFAHYDILTMRPTAALRMDPTQYFFIDRQGAINNPNLKPEKTIDYELGFQQKLSNTSSIKIATFYREVRDQIQYYRFTGAYTGGSNLYDSYANLDFSTVKGLTVEYDLRRTNNIRARISYTLQFAEGTGSSPSTAAALVSAGLPNLRQLFPLDQDRRHSFNVVLDYRFGEGKAYSGPTSTRNIKGTDQVKTSQWLKNTGLNITLSGGSGTPYTRAENIIGVYGGGGGYVLDGTINGSRLPWQFRIDGRLDRDISINKDPKSNTYLNVYLQVLNILNTKNIISVYPATGSPDDDGYLTAPEWQSNINSSIDPAAYRDLYALRMNTPFNFSTPRQIRLGVIFNF; encoded by the coding sequence ATGTTAAAAAATCTACTTTTAACTATTGGTATTCTGCTCACGTCCAGCCTGTATCTGTTTTCACAGTCGGGCGCACTGCAAGGAAAAATCCTTGATGCCGATACTAAAGACCCCATTCCGTTTGCCAACGTGGCGTTGTTTTCGGGGGGTGATCTGATAACGGGGGCTACCTCCGATTTTGATGGTAAGTATGTAATAAAACCTTTGGCACCAGGTAATTACAACGTGCGGGCATCGTTTATTGGTTATCAAACCAAGGAAATTGCCAACGTTATTGTAAAAGGTGACCAGATCGTTTTTGAGAATATTTCATTGTCGAGTACTACCGAGATGCTTCAGACTGTGGAAGTGGTGGAATACAAAGTTCCACTAATTTCCAAAGACCAGACTACCTCAGGTGCCACGGTTACCAGTGAAGAAATTCAAAAGATGCCCAACCGCTCCACTACTTCTATCGCAACAACGGTGGGAGGGGTTTACTCTGATGCCGACGGTGGTAACATCAGTATCCGCGGACAGCGCTCGAGCGGTACGGTTTACTACATCGACGGCATGCGCGTTTTAGGTTCGCTCGCCATTCCCGAGTCAGCCATCGAGCAGGTCTCAGTAATTCTTGGTGGTGTGCCCGCCAAATTTGGCGATGCTACCGGGGGTATCATCAGCGCTACCACCAAAGGGCCTTCGCGGCAATTTGGCGCCGGCGTCGAGTTGCAGACATCTGAATTCCTGGATGCCTTCGGTTACAACCGTGTGGGATTGAACATACAGGGGCCACTGATTTCAAGAACCGAAGAAAGTGGCAGCAAGACCTCCCTGGTCGGTTACTTCCTGGCTGGCGAATTTATTCACCGTGCAGACGGACGTCCCTCGGCTAAAGGAACACTTGATAGGGCTACCGGCGAATATCTGAACTCCTTAAAAGAGAATCCACAGCGCGTTACCGGTACAGGATACGGCTTATTCAACAATACACTTTTTATGCGCAAGAGCGATACCGAAACGGTAAAACAATCGCAAAATACGGCACGCACCGAAATAAACCTTTCCGGAAAAATTGACCTGCGCACCTCGCCTACCATCAACCTTACCATCGGTGGGTCGTTCAACCTGCAGGACTATCGCGCCTTTAGCTATACCAATAGCCTTCTAAACTACGAAAATAATGCGCACGTTAAAAATAACACATGGCGTGTTTTCGGTCGTTTTACACAGCGTTTCCCGGTAGATAAAGAAAGTAGTTCACTCATTAAGAACGTTTACTATAGTATCCAGGCCGACTATTCAAGATTTCATCAGGTGGTAGAAGATGAAACCCACGGTGATAATCTTTTCAACTATGGTTATCTGGGCAAATTTGATACATACAAACGTCGTTCGTACGAGCGTGGCAACGACACCATCAATGGCAACATATATCATAATGTGTTGGTGCAAAACAGCTGGCAGGATACTGCCTTCACTTTTCAGCCCTACGACATCAACCCGGTTTCAGCTCGCTACACCGAGCTATATTATGAGCGTTATCCTGAGGCAGGCGACTGGCGCAACAATCCCCAGGGTGGCTACTGGCTCAACTACAACCAGGTGCAGCTTTACGGAGGCTTGCTCAACGGGCAATCTCCTGGTAGCGTCTACACCACGTGGTCCAACTTAGGCTCACGGTACAACGGTTATCAGGTTGACGACGATTCGCAGATAGGTATTTCTGCCAATGCCAGTGCCGACATCGGCAACCATGCCATCGAGTTTGGTCTGCAATATGAGCAACGAAAAGAGAGCGCTTACGGCTATGGCCCTGTAGGTTTGTGGTCGCTGATGCGCCTGATCACCAATGCCCATATCAATGAGCTTGACAAGAGCAATCCGCAGTTGGTTACAATTGATGGAGTATTTCAGGATACAATCAACTATAACCGTCTGTACAGTTTTACCGACCAGCGCGTCTTCGATGCCAACCTGCGTAAAAAATTGGGTATCGACATTCAGGGCATCGACTGGATCGACATCGATTCTTACGATCCGCGTACCCAGACGATCAGCTACATCGACGAAAATGGCGTAATACATAAAAACACTCCTGTAAATGGTGGACTTTCCATAGATATGTTTAGCCCTGATGAGCTACTCAACGACGGTGTTAACTACGTTTACTATCATGGTTACGATCCTTACGGAAATAAGCACAGCAACCGTCCGGCTTTCGACGACTTCTTTAATGCACAGGACGAAATTATGATGCCCAATAATCAGGTGAAAAAATTTAACACCCGCGACATCGGTGCTTTTGAGCCCATTTACATGGCCGGATACATCCAGGATAAATTTGCTTTCGACGACCTGATCTTTAACATTGGTTTGCGTGTCGACCGTTTCGATGCCAACCAACATGTGTTGAAAGACCCCTACTTGTTTTATTCAGCATACACCGTAGACGAAAAGAACAGGACTTTTGACAACCGGCAGCACCCTTCCAATATTCCGGGCGAGGCTGTAATTTATGTGGATAACAAAGACAATCCTGCAGGTGTAACTGGTTACCGTGTGGATGATGTCTGGTATAATTCTTCGGGTGCCATCATTCAAAACCCCGATATCCTTGATGTTGGTAATGGTATCACTCCATACGTTAAAAATCCGAATCAAAAAACCATGACCAGTGATGTGTTTGAAGACTATACCCCGCAGGTGAGTGTGATGCCACGAATTTCGTTCTCATTCCCGATTTCCGATGAGGCGTTGTTCTTTGCTCACTACGATATTCTTACCATGCGTCCTACCGCTGCATTGCGTATGGACCCAACCCAATATTTCTTTATCGACCGTCAGGGAGCTATCAACAACCCAAACCTGAAGCCTGAAAAAACTATCGACTATGAGTTGGGATTTCAGCAGAAGCTCAGTAACACTTCTTCAATCAAGATAGCCACTTTCTATCGTGAGGTGCGCGACCAGATACAATATTACCGTTTTACGGGCGCCTACACCGGAGGTTCTAACCTTTACGACTCCTATGCTAACCTCGACTTCAGTACTGTAAAAGGTTTGACAGTAGAATATGACCTGCGCCGGACCAACAACATCCGGGCACGTATTAGCTACACGCTGCAATTTGCCGAAGGTACTGGATCGAGCCCCAGCACAGCCGCTGCTCTGGTTAGTGCCGGACTGCCTAACCTGCGTCAGTTATTCCCACTCGACCAGGACCGCCGTCACTCTTTCAACGTCGTGCTCGATTATCGTTTTGGCGAAGGCAAAGCTTACAGTGGTCCCACTTCTACCCGCAACATAAAAGGTACTGATCAGGTAAAAACCAGCCAGTGGCTTAAAAATACCGGTCTTAATATCACCCTGAGTGGTGGATCAGGAACTCCCTACACCCGTGCCGAAAACATTATTGGCGTTTATGGTGGTGGTGGTGGTTACGTTTTGGATGGTACCATCAACGGATCGCGACTGCCGTGGCAGTTTAGGATCGATGGCCGTCTGGATCGCGACATCAGCATAAATAAAGACCCTAAATCCAACACTTACCTCAACGTCTATTTGCAGGTGCTTAACATTTTGAACACCAAAAACATCATCTCGGTTTATCCCGCTACCGGGAGTCCTGATGATGATGGTTACCTGACAGCTCCCGAATGGCAGAGCAACATCAACTCTTCTATCGATCCCGCTGCTTATCGCGATCTTTATGCATTGCGCATGAACACACCCTTCAACTTTAGTACACCGCGTCAGATCAGGCTGGGTGTGATCTTCAATTTTTAA